The nucleotide sequence CGGCCGAGCAGCGCCGAATCGCCGTCGAGGAGGAGAGCGAGGTTCTCGCGGAGTGCGGAGGCCAGTGCATTGGTGAACGTGGTGAGCAGGACGCGGGCCTCGGGCGAACGCGTGAGGAGGTGCTTGACGCGGTGCAGTGCCACGACCGTCTTGCCCGTGCCGGGACCGCCCGTAACCTGTACCGGACCGCCGTACGACACCCGGTAGGCGACACGGCGCTGCGATGGGTGCAGGAACACCCGCCAGGCAGCGAACGGCTTCTCCAGAATATCGGTCAGTTCCTGCGGTCCGGTGACCAGGGTGATACGGCTGATGGTGTTGGCGATGGCCGAGGCGAGGTCCTCGTCCGGCTCGGGTGCCGCGTCGGCGGGACGGCGCACGGCGACCACGTCCCGGTACACCTCCTCGGCGCTGAACCCCTCGGCGAGGTATTGCAGGGCCTCGAACTGGTCCTCCGGGAGCAGCGTCCCGAACGCCTCCAGCTGCGGCTTGTCGATGACGGTCCGCACCGCCCGCAGGACCTGGTCGTCAATGCCGAGCTCGCGCAGCACGGTGTCGGAGTACTTCGTGAACAGCAGTGAGGGCGCCGCGGCAGCCGCCTTCTCCAGGGCAGGGGTCAGCTGCTCGATCGCGACCGCGTTGCGCACCTCAAGGCCGCGCGTCGCGGAGTTCGTCGTGTACAGCCGCTTGGCCGCCCAGGTGTAGGCGTCGTCGTGCGGGACGACATTGACGAGCAGGAACACGTCGCTGCCGTCGTCCGGCGCCAGGACGACGCCCCGCCAGAAGTCGTTGATGCGGATGGTCCGCATCCGTGGGTCGCGAGCATTGTTGACGGACTCCAAGTGCAGTCCTTTGTCCGCGTGCAGAGCGGCCACGGTGAGGTGCTGGAACTTCTCCATGGCCTTGCGCACGCCGGACTTGACGGGCTTCTCCAGGACGTCGTAGCTCTCCCAGAAGCTGTTGGCGAACGCGAGCTGCGGCACGAGACGGACTCCCCACCCTGGAAGGACACTGCGCAGTCGATCATACGCACGGAGTGGCGGTCAGCCGCTGGGCCACTGTCGCGATGTCCGCGAGCAGCCCGGCCGGCCCTTGGTCCAGATCGAGGGCGTGCTGATGGATGACGACACCCGCGTGCCGGACCTGATGCGCGGCGTGCGCGGCATTCCCTTTCGCGTACACCAAGTGGCCTTCCCGTAGTCCCAGGGCCGTGCAGTAGGCAAGCATCTGGTACAGGTCAGCGTCCGGATAGCCGTCCCGTTTCTCGGCTTTGTACTTGGCATCGACCACGGCAGACGGAACGTCGTCCGCCTCGTAGAGCACGAAGTCCGGCTTCATGCGGATAGCGGAGGCCTCGTCGAGGTGGTGCGGGTCCTGGAGGCGGGCGGTGCGGACCGAGCCGCGGAACGCCTCGCGGAGGGCGACCGTCACGAAGTCCTCGAAGAGCTTGTTCATGTCGAACAGGAACCCATCGATGTGCAGCCCACCCGGCGCATAGTCGGCCGATGCGCCGTCCAGCACGGCACGGGCCAGGTGCAGGGCGCGGTGGTAGCGGGAGTTGAGACGCGTGGGATGCCACGCGGGGATCGGCTGGCCGCGCACGATCGCCGTGACGTCGGCCAGCCGGGCGCGCTGGTGCAGGAGCTTGCGGCGCACGTCGCGCGGCACCCTGGGCAGCCGCAGCAGGCGTTCCACGGCCGTGCGCAGAATTCGGTTCTCCGCGATGTCGGTGGTGAACTCGTCGTACGCCACTTCCACGGGAATCGCAGCCCCGAAGTGGCGGCGGATCTGCTCGGCCTCGCGGATCCGTCCGCGTACGACAAGAGCGGTCTCCTCCGTCGCCCGGTACCCCTGAAGAAGGCCCTGCCGCAGAGCCCGGTCCACCTGCCGTTCCACGGCGTGGGCGAGCGCTGGCAGCAAGTCCTGGTGGCCGGCCACCTCCACCTCCCCGTCGCGCCAGCTGCCGCGCGGATCGAGGCTGTATCCGAGCAGAAAGAAGAGGCGGGCGATGGGCACCTTGGGAGTGACGCGGACGGTAACCGGCTCGCCGCCGCCCGGCACGGTTACGGCCACCGCCCCGACTTTGCTGCCCGCCCGCAGCAACCACTGCCCCGGCGTGTAAGGGTCGGGGGCGGCATCCACGATGCGTCCGGCGGCGAGAGCCCGGCCGACCGCGTCCGCGAGCGGGACGGACCTGGCCGGCGCGTGTTCGACGAGCTCTACGGTGGATGCGGATGTGGGTGCGGAGGTCACCTCAACAACTTTCGCAGCGCAGCGAGCCCGTACCGCTTCTCGATGTCGATGCCCTCCCCGTAGTGGTGTTCCTCCAGCAGCGGCAAGATCTTTGTCCGCCAGGTCCGCTCCAGACCACCTTCCCGATAGACCCCCTTCTTCATCAGATAGGAAGGACCGATCCGGAAGTCGGGATCATCGATACGAGAGTTGAGTGCGTCGAGCAGATCAGCGGGCCCAGGACCTCGCATCTCCCTGGCCAGCCAGCGCCGCAGCAGCCCGCTCGTCGGTTCGGTGCGTGGAGACAGCTCCACGAAGGCGAAACGGCGCCGCATCGCAGCGTCCACGAGTGCGATGGACCGGTCGGCGGCGTTCATCGTGCCGATCACGAACAGGTTCGAGGGCAGCGCGAAGTCATCACCCGAGTAGGGAAGCCGGACCGACTTGTTCCGGTACTCCAGCAGGAAGTACAGCTCACCGAACACTTTCGCCAGGTTGGCGCGGTTGATCTCGTCGATGATCAGGAAGTGTGGGATGTGGCGGTTGCCCTCACGGGCCGCGAGGTCACGCAAGTCACGCAGCGGCCCGGCGGTGAGCCGGAACGCGACCTCCTTGGTGTCCGGGTCCTCTCTCGGCCGGAAGCCCTCGATGAAGTCCTCGTACGCGTACGCCGGATGGAATTGCACGAGCTGCACCTGCTCGGGCCCGCCGCCGAAGAACTCGGCGAGCTTCAGCGCGAGATACGTCTTGCCCGTGCCCGGCGGACCGTACAGCACGAGCTGCCGCTCGTCCGCCAGCAGATCACGCACCTCGCTCAGCCAGGCCTTGTCGTGCACCAGAAGCTCGGCGGCCAGCTCGTCCGTGGGCTCGGGCAGCTCGGGCTCACGACGCGCGGTAATCGCCTGGATTGCCACGCTCGGGTCACGCTCTATCGCTTCGGCCTCCTCCGCCAGCTCTTCGTCACTCCTGCCGAGCCCTTCGACGAGAGCAAGGACGGAGGTCAGGTCGACCACATCGTGCTGGACGGACAGCTTCTGTTGGAGTTCCTCCGGCAGCACGTCGTACGGGACCCCGCTGGGATCCCAGTCGGCTCGCCGCCGCAGATTGGACAGACTGCCTTCGGATTCGACCTGTTCGGCGTCCCCCGAGACCGTGCCGATGAACAGCTGCCCATTGGAGATGGTGCAGACCGTGTCGCCGTGTCGCATCTGGGTGAGGAAGTAGTGCAGCTCGTCGATCATTGCCTGCTTCTGGCCGTAGGAGGCGCTCGCGTCGTAACCCTCCTCGACGTACCGCCGCAGGGTACTCTTGGTCGGCTCTTCCCCGACCCCCTGCGGCAGGTGCGAGGCCGCCAGAGTGAGCCACCCCTCCGGCACCCACAGCCGCTTGACGAGGTCGCGGCCCGACACATTGGAGCCACGGACCAGCCAGGCCTTGCGCGGGGTGCGCCAGGAGGAGCCGAGGTAGTCGACCAGAGGGAAGCCTTCCGCTGTGCGCCACTCGGACAAACCATCGGAGCTGCGCCCCGTTACGACCGAACCCGCAGCCGAGGGGGAGTTGCACTCGATGTCCCGGGTGGTCTCCAGATACCCCGGCCAGCGTTCCGACTCCTGGATGCCGTCGTCTGTCACCAGCCGGTCCCGCTGCTCCGCGGCGTGGCGACCGATGCCGGGCAGCGTCTGCGAGCGCACCGGCGAACCTGCGAGCACCAAGAACTTCAGGCTCCCGTTCATTCCCTTCTCGGGCAGGACGCGCCCACGAGCGTACGGCCCTTCGTTCGGCAGCCGCAGCCGGAACTCCGGGTACTCCATGCGCTCGTCGGACATCGTCGCCGCTCCATTGGTCTTGGCAGAAGATCTACCGAAACGGTAGGGGCTCCCACTGACAGTCGGTTCTGATAGTCGCTCCGGGGCCGCGCGACCAGTGCCGCCGGGCGCCCGGTCCCTGGGGAGGTTCGCCGCCGCGCATCGGGCGTGAGGAGTGGTCGCGGTTCGCGGCGCGTTCCTCAGCTGAGTTGTTCCGGTGGTCATGTCCACCGCCGGGACATCGGGTCAGTGGAGGTCGGGTCCACCCGCCTCGACTATCTCGTCGAGCAGACTGATCTCCTCATCGGCATTGTCAGGGACGTCCGGGCTGATGTCGGGAAACGATCCGGATGCCTCCTCATCAGCGAGGTGCGGGTGCTTCTCCAGGAGGAACCGCCGCCGGTATGCCATCTCGGCGGCGTCGACGATCCCCTCCAGAGTGGTCCAGTTGAGAGTGCTTCCGATGACGATCCCGAATGCGGGTACGGCCTTGCCGAGCCCCTTCTTCGTGAGGCGGAAGCCGAACGCCTTCGCGAACTGCTGGGAAACCTTGGTGACAACCGCGTCGTTCAGGACCTCCCACGTCTTGCCGCGGAAGAGTGCTTGGGTGAGCCGCGAGATGTCGGCCATCGCGGCGTTCTTGGCGGTGGCCGAAGTTGCCGTCCCGACGTTGACGACGGACATCACGAAGAGCTTCTCGGCGGGCTCTTCGGGGTCGTAGCCGTAGAACAGCGAGACCTGGCCGACGGCGCGGGACGCGAGTCCAAGGACGACTGCGGCGTCGGCAAGAAAGGCACCGGTGATCGCACCTCCCGAAGGCGCTGCCGCGGCGCCGGCGGAGGCGGCGATGACAAGCTCTCCTCCAGAGATCACAAGGCCCGCACCCGCTCCCGAGAGCGCCGCGGCGGCCGGGTAGTACCAGCCCGCCGCACGTCCGCGGACTGCGTCGACCTGTTCGAGATCGAGGTGGCGCAGGTCTGAGAGCGATGCGACGTTGTGCCCGTACTTCTTGTGAAGCGCCACAACGCGTTTGGAGGAGAGTCCCGCTCGCGAGGCCCGCCCCACCGTCTGCCGTATGGACTGGACGGCAGTGCCACCCCAGTCCGGGAGAGCATCGGCGGCTCCACGCGCTCCAGCGCCAGCCTTCTGAGCACCCTTGGCGACGATCCCCTGTCCACGTGAAACCGCCGACTTGGCCCGTGGGTGGTTCTCCAGTTGCTTCGCGGCACGCTTGCCGAGTTCCGAGAGGCCGTTGGCCACTTGGTCGCCGGCGTTTCTCATTGCTCGGGACAACGGGCGGCCCTTGAATTGTTGGACGGCACGCCATGCGTCGAGCTCATAGTCAGAGGGCAGTTGATCGGGCTGCTGCGGGTAGTGCGGGTTGCTCATGGTCCCCCCTGAGACGTGGATGGTGATGCACGAGTGGGTGACTCGTGGGTCAGATCGTCGAGAGCTGTCAGGCGGGGTGGCGGGGGCGTGGCCGGGGGGTGAGGGGCGAGTTGTAGGTCTCGCCCTCTAGGAAGGGCTTCTCCAGGTCCAGGCCGGCGGTAGCCATGCGGTCGTACTCGGTGAGGATTAGCTCCCTGGTGCGATAGGCGCCGTACTTGCGGATCTCATTGCGCTCCAGGGTGGGGAACGTGGTCAGGATGTGCTCCATATGCTTGCGATCAAGCTGGAAGAGGTGTCGAGCGACAATGGCATCGATCTCGGCCCGAGCCTTGGCGCGAGCCTGATCGTCGAGCAGCGCTTCGGCTGGAACCTGGTCCTCCTGGACGGGGGAGGCCCAGCCGTACTGCCCCATGGAGTTCCAGAACGGTGTCATCTCGACGCTTGTGCAGGTGAGGCGCAGCACGAGGGGTGCGAGGCGATCGAGGACGGGTTCGCCGGGGTGCAGGCGAGGGAAGGGAAGACTGTCGAGCACGTTGAGGGCCATGGTGAGCGTGACCTTCTTCCGTGCGAGAAAGTCCATACTGAGCGAATTTGCGGCAGCAAGCCACAACAGGTATGACCATTCGGCGTCTTCTGGGTACAGGATCGTCGGCACTTTGTGTCCGCACAGCACCCCGGGCGGGATGAGCGCGGCCACCAGTGACCGTTCATTGCGTGGTGAGGTGACATCGCAGAACCCAATGCGATAGCGGTTGATCCTGTTCTTGACTTTGTTCGGGATGTTCCGCCGGGGCAGCACCCACTGCGGCGCGATGGCCTTTTCGGGTGTGCCGAACTCAAGCTCGTCCCACACAGCGGACCGCCCGCGGCCCGAGACGTAAGCCTTGGCTGTGTTGTCGTACTGACCTACCATTCGGCCTTCGTAGAGGGGAAGGCCAGGCTCGTCATCGGTATAGCGGTCGCGGTCATTTCCCATGTGGATCTCCGTCTGGTAGACCCGGCGAGGAAAGTCTTCCGAGGCGATCCCGAATGCTGGCCACTGCAGGTAGAGGTGGTCAGTGATCTTGGAGTCGATGCCACCGATGGTTTCACTGATCGCCAGTGCTTCCGGAGACTGGCTGCGCACGATGTCCACGGACAGTTGGTATGACTTCGCCAGCACGGCGACCAAATCTGCCGGGTTCTTGATCTGGAAACCGACAGAGAAGTCGGTGGTACGACCTGAATGTCGAGCTGAGTAAGCTCCGAATCGCATTGTCGCGTCTGCGCCGTCGAACCACTGCTCGCCTGTGTTGATGAACCCCAGCATGAAGTCCAAGTTCCAGTGTTCGAACAGCTCAGCGCGGATCGCCTGGGCATTGGCGCCGTTGTAGATGCCTGATGGAGTGACCTGCGCGGCCGCTCCCTCGGGGCGCGCCAGTGTCAGAGCCGATTCCACGAACATCCGGTATACGTTGAAGTCGCCCTTACCAAGGTTGCCCTTCGAGAAGAGGCTGTATCGTCCGCTGCGCTTGAGGAAGTGCACCAGTGCGTATAGGTCCCGCCGGTGCTGCGCCCACCTTTCTTGTACCACCGGACTCTCAAGGAGTTCGGCTACGGCGGCTTGGCGCTCGTCCTTCTTCATCGCGCGGATTGCCGGGTCGTAGGTGGAGAAGAACTCCTTCTCGTCTGGGCTAAGCGTGTCCCACGGCGGGTTGCCAAGCACGCAGGAGAATCCGCCCTTCCAGCCTGGCACGGAGGTGTCATGGCGGTTGACGGTCTCACGCACCTGGAAGATCTCCGGGAACTCGAGGTGCCAGTGGAAGAAGCTGTAAATGCGGGAGAGCCGCACGATCTCACCGTTGGTCTCCGCTGACGCGCCCTCGCCATCCTGCTTGGCCAGGGCCCGGAACACATCCTGGGTGACGGCACGGGGGGAACCCTCGGTCTTCAGCCAGTGGAAGGCAGAGCACCAGGCGTCTGCGACATGTACGGCGTGGAGGTACGCCGGGCTGCTCTGCCAATTCCGGAACTCCGCAGATTGCTGACGTACGTCTGTGAGTGTGTCGGCCCGGCGGGTGGTGATCCGGTGCAGCTCGTCCGCGAAGGCGGCGTTGGCCATCGGGATCTCGCGCTCCACGTCCGAGACAAAGAGGCCGACCCGTCCCTCGTGCTCGTTGCGATTGAGATTTCGCAGGTCGGTGACCACAAACTCGGCGTCGCCTTCGAGGTGCGTGAAGGCGTCGTTGGGAATTCCCTGCGCCAGCATCGTCGGGGTGGCCCCGACGAGAGCGTTGCCCTGTTTGATGTGGGCGTCGAGGAAGCCCAGGGGTTTGCCCGGCTCCAGTGCCTCCAGCCAGAGCGACACCTTGGCCAGCTCTACGGCCATCGGGTTGAGGTCGACGCCGTAGATGCAGTGGGTGACTACCTCCCACATCGCCGCTCGAACCGATTGGGGTGTCGGCTCGGGGTTACCCTCACGCACGGCGGCTACGCGCTTGGCGATGCGCCGCGCCGCAGAGACTAGGAAGTGCCCAGAGCCGCAGGCTGGGTCGCACACCGTCACGCTCAGGAGCTCGTCCACGATGAGAGCCGTGCTGTCCGGGCTCGCGGAGTCGACCGCGCGATCCACGCCTCGCTTGACGGCATCGTCCAAGAGCGGATCGAGGGCCGAATCCAGAATGCAGTCGATGATCGCGGAGTGAGTGTAGAACGATCCGGTCGTCTTACGCGTGTTGCCGCCGACCTCCATCATCCGCGCGGAACGTCTGTCATCGGAGGGGGTCAGACGGAGTTCGAGAAGAAACTCGTAGACGGAACCGAGTTCTTCGGCCCCCAGATGCCGGTAGTCGATGGTGCGGTACCGGTTGGAGGTCGGGTCCTTGACCTGGGACAGGTGCCGGACGGCGGTGAGCAGTGACTCGTTCGAGAGTGCGAGGCCGTGCAGCAGCCGGTCGGACTCCGTATCTTCGAAGATTCCGCCGAGACCGGGGAGGCCCAGTTCGGGGCACCCCTCGTCCCGTCCGAGGCTGTCCACTACGATCCTGAGCGCCTGATACAGGTCGGTGTGGGCGCTGCCGCGACGGCGACGCGACACTTGGCGGAGCCGTGATGTGGAAAAGTATCGCTGGTAGCGCTCAAGTGCCTGTGCTGGCGCTGTTGGCGCGTGCAGAACACTGCGGTCCTCGGCCACGAAGACGAAGAGCATTCGGTAGACGAGGCGAAGCAGGGCGTGCTGAAACGCGTCGGCGTCGAGACGTTCGCGTAGGCGGCTGTTCCCGGGGTGCCTCAGGAATCCCGTCGCCAATACGGCGATGGCCTCCTGGACTCCAGATCGGGTCTGCTTGAGGGCACGCATCCCACTTTGGATGGCCTCCGTGCGCCACTTCTCCAGTCGGCACGCGGACGGCGGCACGTCCTCCGCCACCTCGAACCGCGACACATGCAGTACCCGGTACAGCAGTACGAACTCGCTGAACAGTTCGCCGTCGAAGATCGCTTCGAGGTCGAACTCGACGTACGAGGCCGTGGCCAGTGCGCTGGAATCGCGGAGCAGCCGCACCTGACGGCCGTTGGTGAGGACGCCCCACAGGTGAGCCTCCGTGCGGTTCAGGCACTCTTGGAGCATGGACTGCGGTGGGACCGAACCGGCGCCACCGAGGCGCTTGTCGAGGTCGGCGTTCCAGGCCGTCTGGTGGATGAGGGCGTGGCGCCAGCGGTGGGAGACCGGGAACTTTCTCTCCGCGTCGGAGTCGGCGATGATGCCCGCAGGGCCGACATGCGTCAACGGGCCGAAGCCGAGCTCCCGCCAGAGCGGGGCCAGCCAGTCATTGCCGGCTCGGCCGGTCGGGTCGGCCGACGGGAAGCCCGTCTCGCGGTTCTCGGGCAGGTGCTTGCGCAGGTCGCGCCACAACGGTTTCAGGTACTCCCAGCTGCGCTCGGCTTCGTCGCGTACCGAACGGGACGAAGGCAAGCCGTAGTCGGCCGGTTTCGAGCCGGGGATGTCCTTACCCTCAGAGATCCGCACCAGCATGTCGGCGGGCAGCAGCCCTCCGACCGTGTGGACGGCGGTGAACACCTGGTTGCGGGTGGTGGCGGACATCAGGCGGACACTCCAGGAGCAGCGGCCGGGGCGGCGGCAGAGACGAGGGGCAGGTATACGTATGCGCCGAGGATGTCGGCGGGCTTCTGCACCGTGACGGACAGGCCTCGGACGATCTCGCCGGAGGCCTGGCGCACCCGGCGGTGCGAGGCGTCCAGTTCGGCGGCCAGCTCCTCACCGTACGTCTCCAGATGGCCGTGCACATCCGGGAGCTGGGAGAGCAGACGCGTCGTCGTGCGTTCGGCGTAGTGCCGGTCCGTGCTCTCGGCCGCCGTCGCGTCGAGCAGGTCCCGCGCCCGCTCCGGCGGCAACCACTCCGCCCTCCTGGCCGAGCCCTCGAAGGCGATCAGCCGGGCGTCCTCCGCGACGAGCTGCTTCTCGCCGCTGCGCGAAGGAAGCGTGAGGTGGAATCGGTAGCGGACCAGGAGCAAGGTGGTCATGGTGCCGACCGCATCCGTGGTGACCACACCGCAGCGGCGCGCCGGGCGGGCGCCGTCCGCCTGGGTGTCCAGGGCAGCGTTCAGGATGTGGGAGGCGAGGGCGCCCACTACCGGGTCCGTCCGTACCAGGGCCGCCTCACCCCGCGCCACCGCCGGATCCGCGCGGAACGGGATCGCCCGGTCCTTCTCGATCACCTCCGCGCCCACAACCGGCGCGAGCGCGTCACGCAGGCCGATGGGTGTGCCGCCGACCTGGGCCGTGAAGTCCCCGCCGTCGCCCCGGAGGACGGCACCGAGCGCGCCCAGCGACTCCCGTACGAAGGTGTCGATCTCACCCGCGCCGCCCAGTGCCTCACGAATCGAGGCGACCTCGCGCGCCACCTCCTGCGGACGCACCGAGCGCTGCGCGAACCGCGAGCGCGACTCCTTCTCGCGCTCGGCGGCCGAGTTCCAGTCGCTGTCCAGCTTGGCCGTACTCACCTTGAACGCGTCGGCACTGAACAGCGCGTCCTGGTCCCCGCGTCCCCGCATCAGTAGCCACTCCACGATCGCGTCCGTCACGCCCGTCGACAGTTCGTCGGGTACGGAGACGGAGATGCCGAGGTCCTTCTTGATCTGGCGGTGCTTCTTGATGAGGACTTCCAGGACTTTGCCGTCGATGCCGTTGTCGTCGCCGTACAGGGTGATGACGCGGACCTGGTCCCTGCGTTGGCCGTAGCGGTCGACGCGGCCCTCGCGCTGGTCGTGGCGGGTCGGGTTCCAGGCCAGGTCGTAGTGGACGACGGCGTCGAAGTGATGCTGGAGGTTCACGCCCTCCGACAGACAGTCCGTCGCGATCAGGACGCGGCGGGCGGCGGCGTCCGTGCCGGCCTCCTCGGCGAGCTTCTCGATGCGCTCCATGCGCTGCTGCGGGGAGAGCGTGCCGGTGACCGCCTTGACGACGGTCTTCGCGCCTAGCGGGCCGCGCTTGCCGGATTCCTTGTCGTTCTCCAGCTGGGCGGCGAGGTACTCGGCCGTCGGAATGTAGCGGCAGAACACGATCGGGTTGTGGCCGTCCGCGAGGAGCGCCTTGAGGTGCTTGATCAACGCCTTGAGCTTCAGGTCCTTGGCCGGGCCTTCCAATTGTTCGGCGATGTCGGCGAGCTCCCCGAGGTAGGAACGTGGGTCCTCGGTCGTCTCCGCGCCCGGGGCGACGTCCATGCCCTCCATCGCGTCGCTGTCGGCCGCGTCGCTGTTGAGGGGGGCGCCGAGCTTGTCGGCTTCCTCGGCCGACGCGGCGATCGCCGCCGCCGAGCGGGTCCGCAGCGTCTGCGCGGCGGCGCGCGGCGACGACACCAGGGAGCGGAGCAGGGCGATCGCCGACCACCAGGCGATGCGCGCCTCGCGCTTACCTTGGCTGCCCGCTTGCTCGACGCGCTCACTCGCGTACGCGATCGCGTCGTCGAGCAGGGCCCGGTACTCCGGTGACAGCTTGTACGTCTCGTCCTTGAAGTAGCGGTCCGAGGGGAACGCCGTCCGCTCCGCGAGGGAGTCGTCGGTGAGACCGTCCTCCTTGGTGAGGTACTGGCGTACGTCCGCCCGCTTGCGCGCCACGAAGTGCTGGGCGAGGAGCTTCCTGCCCGCCTCCGAATCCAGGCTCACGTCGGCCAGCTCGGGCTTCACCAGGCCGAGGAGGTTGCGGAACGCGGACTCCTTACCGCTGTGCGGGGTCGCCGTCACGAGCAGCAGATGCCGGTTCTCGTCCGCCGAGACGCGGCGCAGCAGCTCGTAGCGGAGCTGGTTCTGCGAAGCCGTCGAGGTATCGTCGGCGACCACGCAGGTGTGAGCCTCGTCGACGATCACGAGGTCGGGGCAATGACGTACGAAGTCGTCGCGGTGGCGCGGGGACTTGATGAAGTCCGTCGAGACGATGACGTGCGGGTACTTGTCGAAGAGGGACTGGCCCAGGTCCAGGCCCCTTTCGAGGCGCGAGACCGTCGAGGAGAGGACCAGCTCCGCGTCGATCCCGAACTTCGTGCGCAGCTCCTGCTGCCACTGCTCGGCGAGCGCGGGGGAACAGAGCACGGCCAGGCCGGTCGCCTCGCCCTGCGCGAGGAGTTCGCTGGCGACCAGGCCCGCCTCGATCGTCTTGCCAATGCCGACGTCGTCGGAAATCAGCATCCGGACCGTCTTCTGGCGCAGCGTCATGAGGAGGGGCACGAGCTGGTACGCGCGGGGCTCCACCGCGATCCCGGCGAGGGAGCGAAACGGGCCCGCGCCCGAGCGGAAGCCAACGCGCAGCGCGGTACGC is from Streptomyces sp. NBC_00370 and encodes:
- a CDS encoding DEAD/DEAH box helicase → MAHTYSAGSLVKARDREWVVLPESKPDLLVLRPLGGSDDDIAAVFPAFETVDEAKFAPPEPGDLGDQRAAGLLRTALRVGFRSGAGPFRSLAGIAVEPRAYQLVPLLMTLRQKTVRMLISDDVGIGKTIEAGLVASELLAQGEATGLAVLCSPALAEQWQQELRTKFGIDAELVLSSTVSRLERGLDLGQSLFDKYPHVIVSTDFIKSPRHRDDFVRHCPDLVIVDEAHTCVVADDTSTASQNQLRYELLRRVSADENRHLLLVTATPHSGKESAFRNLLGLVKPELADVSLDSEAGRKLLAQHFVARKRADVRQYLTKEDGLTDDSLAERTAFPSDRYFKDETYKLSPEYRALLDDAIAYASERVEQAGSQGKREARIAWWSAIALLRSLVSSPRAAAQTLRTRSAAAIAASAEEADKLGAPLNSDAADSDAMEGMDVAPGAETTEDPRSYLGELADIAEQLEGPAKDLKLKALIKHLKALLADGHNPIVFCRYIPTAEYLAAQLENDKESGKRGPLGAKTVVKAVTGTLSPQQRMERIEKLAEEAGTDAAARRVLIATDCLSEGVNLQHHFDAVVHYDLAWNPTRHDQREGRVDRYGQRRDQVRVITLYGDDNGIDGKVLEVLIKKHRQIKKDLGISVSVPDELSTGVTDAIVEWLLMRGRGDQDALFSADAFKVSTAKLDSDWNSAAEREKESRSRFAQRSVRPQEVAREVASIREALGGAGEIDTFVRESLGALGAVLRGDGGDFTAQVGGTPIGLRDALAPVVGAEVIEKDRAIPFRADPAVARGEAALVRTDPVVGALASHILNAALDTQADGARPARRCGVVTTDAVGTMTTLLLVRYRFHLTLPSRSGEKQLVAEDARLIAFEGSARRAEWLPPERARDLLDATAAESTDRHYAERTTTRLLSQLPDVHGHLETYGEELAAELDASHRRVRQASGEIVRGLSVTVQKPADILGAYVYLPLVSAAAPAAAPGVSA